In Bacillus sp. KH172YL63, one genomic interval encodes:
- a CDS encoding GntP family permease — translation MLSMIGLIGGLLLLIFLTMRGMNILVVGPISALFVAVLSGMPLFPQLAGEGEADLVTNYMSGFTSFVAAWYLMFLLGAVFGKVMEDSGAADSVSRFVVEKLGMKYAVFAIVLACAVLTYGGVSLFVVAFSVYPMAVSLFKQADLPRRFIPAALAFGSVTFTMTSAGSPEIQNWIPIEHLGTTPYAGWEVSLIVAVFMAVFGYWWLKRMITKAVNKGERFSAREEDPVIDEGRALPNPFMGLIPLLVVLVLAFSFHDSLKQSALIIALLGGVISAYVLNRAYFKGFWSAVSEGTIGALIAIGNTAAVVGFGGVAKAVPAFATAVEVMTNIPGSPLIGGAIAVSVIAGMTGSASGGQAIALPILAPHYVDMGVNPEALHRVVAISSGALDSLPHNGYVVTTIRSICNETHGEAYGAVGALTVIVPLLGLALAILLFSFGVGI, via the coding sequence ATGTTAAGTATGATTGGTTTGATTGGCGGACTGTTATTATTGATCTTTTTAACAATGAGGGGGATGAATATCCTCGTGGTGGGGCCGATATCTGCTTTATTCGTCGCGGTCCTGAGCGGAATGCCTCTGTTCCCGCAGCTGGCGGGGGAAGGGGAAGCGGATCTTGTCACGAACTATATGTCCGGTTTCACAAGCTTTGTCGCAGCCTGGTATTTGATGTTCTTACTCGGTGCTGTATTCGGGAAAGTGATGGAAGACAGCGGGGCTGCGGATAGTGTATCCCGCTTTGTCGTAGAGAAGCTCGGGATGAAATATGCCGTATTTGCCATCGTCCTTGCGTGTGCTGTGTTGACGTATGGTGGGGTGAGCTTGTTCGTTGTGGCCTTCTCGGTTTACCCGATGGCTGTCAGCTTGTTCAAGCAGGCTGATCTGCCGAGACGTTTCATACCGGCTGCCCTGGCTTTCGGTTCGGTCACTTTCACGATGACGTCGGCCGGTTCACCGGAAATCCAGAACTGGATCCCGATTGAACACTTGGGGACAACGCCCTATGCAGGTTGGGAGGTCAGCTTGATTGTGGCCGTCTTCATGGCTGTATTCGGTTACTGGTGGTTAAAGCGTATGATCACGAAAGCGGTCAACAAGGGCGAGCGGTTCTCGGCGAGGGAAGAGGATCCGGTCATTGATGAAGGAAGGGCGCTGCCAAACCCGTTCATGGGATTGATCCCCCTATTGGTTGTGCTTGTTCTGGCGTTCTCCTTCCATGATTCATTAAAGCAATCTGCTCTGATCATTGCCCTCCTCGGCGGGGTGATTTCTGCGTATGTGCTGAATCGCGCATACTTCAAAGGATTCTGGTCAGCAGTTTCTGAAGGAACGATCGGTGCACTCATCGCAATCGGGAACACGGCGGCCGTCGTCGGTTTCGGAGGGGTGGCAAAAGCGGTGCCGGCTTTCGCTACAGCGGTCGAGGTGATGACGAATATACCTGGATCCCCGCTCATCGGCGGAGCAATCGCGGTCAGTGTGATTGCCGGTATGACCGGTTCAGCATCGGGCGGTCAGGCGATTGCACTTCCGATTCTTGCACCCCACTATGTGGACATGGGCGTCAATCCGGAAGCCCTTCACCGGGTTGTCGCGATTTCTTCAGGTGCGCTGGATTCCCTGCCGCATAACGGCTATGTCGTTACAACGATCAGATCGATCTGTAATGAAACACATGGAGAGGCATACGGCGCTGTAGGGGCCTTGACGGTCATCGTGCCGCTGCTTGGATTGGCACTTGCCATTTTATTATTCTCATTTGGAGTAGGGATTTAA
- a CDS encoding sigma-54 interaction domain-containing protein translates to MSSLLKKVSVEMIEIILENAFEWLVVVDSEGDIIYINDNYCKFLEVEREKAIGTHVTNVIENTRMHLVARTGKEEVADLQYIKGNYMIANRIPIVVDGTVIGAFGSVIFRDTSEWMQMSTHVKNMMSKIQSYIQDINTGVKYSLNDIIGESPGMIELKDKAQMIAPSDISVLIRGESGTGKELFAHSIHQLSERSGQPFIKVNCAAIPEQLLESELFGYEEGAFTGAKKGGKKGKFQLAHKGTLFLDEIGDMPLNMQAKLLRVLQDGEIEAVGSTKVLHVDVRIVAATNRPLEKMMEEKRFRSDLYYRINVVPFHIPPLRERKDDIEKLAAFFLGKFTKTSGKRIHGFTREVMETFLSYSWPGNLRELENVINASIYLSNGNEVSLSSLPSYMKTENRFDVGSKTLKEIIEDTERSVLKQSLQTYQQDKRKMAESLGISKSSMYEKLHKYELL, encoded by the coding sequence ATGAGCAGCTTACTGAAAAAGGTATCGGTCGAAATGATTGAAATCATTCTTGAGAACGCTTTCGAATGGCTGGTGGTTGTGGACAGCGAAGGAGATATCATCTATATCAATGATAATTACTGCAAATTCCTCGAGGTCGAAAGAGAGAAGGCGATAGGCACTCATGTGACGAATGTGATCGAAAATACAAGGATGCACCTTGTCGCCCGTACTGGAAAAGAAGAAGTGGCCGATCTTCAGTACATTAAAGGGAACTATATGATCGCCAACCGCATCCCGATTGTGGTGGATGGCACCGTGATCGGGGCATTCGGGTCGGTCATCTTCAGGGACACGAGTGAATGGATGCAGATGAGTACACATGTGAAAAATATGATGTCAAAAATTCAAAGCTACATACAAGACATCAACACCGGGGTGAAATATTCATTGAATGACATCATCGGTGAATCCCCAGGGATGATTGAATTGAAGGATAAAGCCCAAATGATCGCCCCGAGCGATATATCGGTTTTGATCAGAGGGGAAAGCGGGACGGGAAAAGAGCTTTTTGCCCACAGCATTCACCAGCTGAGTGAAAGAAGCGGACAGCCTTTCATAAAAGTGAATTGTGCTGCGATCCCGGAACAACTGCTCGAATCAGAATTATTCGGGTATGAGGAGGGCGCATTCACAGGAGCGAAGAAGGGCGGAAAGAAAGGGAAATTCCAGCTTGCTCATAAAGGGACGTTGTTTCTCGATGAAATTGGGGATATGCCCCTGAACATGCAGGCGAAGCTTCTAAGGGTGTTGCAGGACGGGGAGATAGAGGCCGTCGGGTCGACTAAGGTCCTGCATGTAGATGTGCGGATTGTGGCCGCGACCAACCGTCCGCTGGAGAAGATGATGGAAGAAAAGAGGTTTCGAAGCGATCTCTATTACCGGATCAACGTCGTCCCTTTTCATATCCCGCCTCTCCGTGAGCGGAAGGACGATATCGAGAAACTGGCCGCTTTCTTCCTGGGGAAATTCACCAAAACTTCCGGAAAGAGAATCCATGGCTTTACAAGAGAGGTGATGGAAACTTTTCTTTCCTACAGCTGGCCAGGTAATCTCAGGGAACTTGAAAATGTCATCAACGCTTCCATTTATCTTTCCAACGGCAATGAAGTATCCCTTTCATCGCTCCCATCCTATATGAAAACAGAAAATAGGTTTGACGTGGGGTCGAAGACATTGAAAGAAATCATTGAAGACACGGAAAGGTCCGTATTGAAGCAAAGCCTGCAAACGTATCAGCAGGATAAGCGGAAGATGGCGGAGAGCTTGGGCATAAGCAAATCAAGTATGTATGAAAAATTGCACAAATATGAACTTCTTTGA
- a CDS encoding 3-hydroxybutyrate dehydrogenase, producing MVKDKVIFITGAAQGIGFEIGKEFAASGARVVLTDLQAEGAEKAADSLKAQGYEAIGMQCDVTSEEELKEALDKTVEHFGRLDVLINNAGLQHVSHIEEFPTERFELLLKVMLTAPFVAIKHALPHMKKQGTGRIINMASINGLVGFSGKAAYNSAKHGVIGLTKVAALETAAHGITVNAVCPGYVDTPLVRNQLGDLAATRNIPLERVIEEVIYPLVPQKRLLDVKEIADYTMFLCSDQARGITGQAVVLDGGYTVQ from the coding sequence ATGGTTAAAGATAAAGTAATATTCATCACAGGTGCCGCTCAAGGAATCGGCTTTGAAATCGGAAAGGAATTTGCGGCCTCCGGTGCGAGAGTCGTCCTCACAGACCTTCAGGCTGAAGGAGCGGAGAAAGCTGCAGACAGTCTGAAAGCCCAAGGATATGAAGCAATAGGAATGCAGTGCGACGTGACCTCTGAAGAGGAACTGAAGGAGGCGCTGGACAAAACGGTAGAACATTTCGGAAGGCTTGATGTCCTCATCAATAACGCTGGATTGCAGCATGTGTCCCATATCGAAGAATTTCCGACTGAAAGATTCGAGCTTCTGCTGAAGGTCATGCTTACAGCGCCGTTTGTCGCAATCAAACATGCGCTTCCTCATATGAAGAAGCAGGGAACGGGAAGGATCATCAATATGGCATCCATTAACGGCCTTGTCGGATTCTCTGGAAAAGCCGCCTATAATTCTGCCAAACACGGCGTTATCGGACTGACGAAAGTGGCCGCGTTGGAAACGGCGGCCCACGGCATCACGGTAAATGCGGTCTGTCCAGGATACGTCGACACCCCGCTTGTCCGGAATCAGCTCGGGGACCTTGCGGCTACACGCAATATCCCCCTTGAGCGGGTGATCGAAGAAGTCATTTACCCACTCGTCCCGCAAAAAAGGCTGCTGGACGTGAAAGAAATTGCCGACTACACCATGTTCCTCTGCAGCGACCAGGCAAGGGGCATCACCGGCCAGGCCGTCGTGTTAGACGGCGGTTACACGGTTCAATAG
- a CDS encoding glycogen biosynthesis protein GlgD: MTTRSNQNNPEQKTRSDFRKLDTEFGAERNPVKEAKQRYEKQGQPVRSDHHNGK; the protein is encoded by the coding sequence TTGACGACAAGATCGAATCAAAACAACCCTGAACAAAAGACCCGCAGTGATTTCCGGAAGCTGGATACGGAATTCGGTGCCGAACGGAATCCTGTGAAGGAAGCGAAACAGCGTTATGAGAAACAGGGGCAACCGGTCAGGTCAGATCATCATAACGGAAAATAA
- a CDS encoding sporulation protein Cse60 translates to MIQVKVFDYEHEKDLEKDMNHFLSKLDDKKIVDIKYHVAAISEEVEDQIYCFSAMVVYRK, encoded by the coding sequence ATGATCCAGGTAAAGGTGTTTGACTACGAGCATGAGAAAGATTTGGAGAAAGATATGAACCATTTTCTCAGTAAGCTTGATGATAAAAAAATCGTGGATATTAAATATCATGTTGCGGCCATATCGGAGGAAGTGGAGGATCAGATCTATTGTTTTTCTGCGATGGTCGTGTATCGGAAATAA
- a CDS encoding tRNA (mnm(5)s(2)U34)-methyltransferase — protein MKLDRILPFARLLLERAVKPGDITIDATLGNGHDTLFLARLVGENGRVYGFDIQEDAIEHTKEQLITHELADRVTLFHQGHETVMNVIPPVHHGKVTGAIFNLGYLPGGDKEIVTRPKTTILALNQILEMMAPEGILVLVIYHGHPEGAVERDYLLRYVEKLDQNYVHVLRYQFMNQLNNPPFIVALEKR, from the coding sequence ATGAAATTAGATCGAATCTTACCTTTTGCACGACTGCTCCTGGAACGGGCGGTCAAACCCGGTGACATCACCATCGATGCCACCCTCGGAAACGGACATGACACATTGTTCCTTGCACGATTGGTAGGGGAAAATGGCCGTGTATACGGCTTTGATATACAGGAAGATGCCATTGAACATACGAAGGAGCAGCTGATCACCCATGAGCTGGCCGATCGGGTGACGCTCTTTCACCAGGGCCATGAAACGGTCATGAATGTCATCCCTCCTGTCCATCACGGGAAAGTGACCGGCGCGATTTTCAATCTCGGTTACTTGCCTGGAGGCGACAAGGAAATCGTCACCCGTCCGAAAACGACGATCCTCGCCCTGAATCAAATTTTGGAAATGATGGCACCAGAAGGGATCCTCGTCCTGGTCATCTACCACGGACACCCAGAGGGGGCAGTCGAGCGGGACTACCTCCTCCGCTATGTCGAAAAACTGGACCAGAACTACGTTCACGTCCTCCGCTACCAATTCATGAACCAGCTCAACAACCCACCATTCATCGTGGCGTTGGAGAAAAGATAA
- a CDS encoding cupin domain-containing protein, which yields MKIAELKIFYFEDDGIIPNNPDLPVLIYRNALDPSPDAEKIFNRNHWLNSWTNGIYDYHHYHSNAHEVLGVIRGQATVLLGGEMGEEVTIEQGDVIILPAGTGHKCLSASGDFTVAGAYPDGVESNLKKGALRERPSVLIDIKNVPLPHLDPVFGNTGPLIKYWLKK from the coding sequence ATGAAAATCGCAGAGCTGAAAATTTTTTATTTCGAAGACGATGGAATCATCCCTAATAACCCTGATCTGCCCGTGCTAATTTACCGAAATGCCCTTGATCCTTCTCCTGACGCCGAAAAGATATTCAACCGAAATCATTGGCTCAACAGTTGGACAAATGGAATATATGATTACCACCATTATCATAGCAATGCCCATGAAGTACTGGGCGTCATAAGAGGACAGGCAACGGTCCTCCTCGGTGGTGAAATGGGGGAAGAAGTAACCATCGAACAAGGGGATGTGATCATCCTTCCGGCAGGCACAGGCCATAAATGTTTGTCTGCAAGCGGGGACTTCACAGTGGCAGGCGCCTATCCGGACGGCGTCGAGTCCAATCTTAAAAAAGGGGCTTTGCGGGAACGGCCGAGCGTGTTGATCGACATTAAAAACGTTCCACTCCCTCACCTTGACCCTGTGTTTGGAAACACCGGACCGTTGATAAAATATTGGCTCAAAAAATGA
- a CDS encoding MDR family MFS transporter, translating into MPKSLWLLVIGMMVNVTGASFLWPLNTIYLHENLGKSLSVAGFVLMLNAGASVIGNLIGGTLFDKVGGYRSILTGITITLMALIGMNVWQGWPYYVIFLTIVGFGSGIVFPSMYAMAGSVWPEGGRKAFNSVYVAQNIGVAVGAALGGFIASFSFHYIFIANLSMYIVFFFIAFFGYRGISVHGHTSVLNESKVIRDKAKLKALLFICAAYLLCWVGYVQWQSTIATYTQEINITLKQYSLLWTINGALIVLAQPLLSKVIKKFEHNLKLQIMIGTLIFMISFGVASVADAFQGFALAMVILTIGEMLIWPAVPTIASSLAPKGREGFYQGIVNSTATGGRMIGPFIGGVLVDAFSMQILFMTLIAFFAVSLWISSQYDRPLKKKGHVSASLHH; encoded by the coding sequence ATGCCAAAATCATTGTGGCTGCTTGTGATTGGGATGATGGTCAATGTGACAGGGGCTTCTTTTTTATGGCCGCTGAATACGATTTACCTTCATGAAAATTTAGGGAAATCTCTTTCTGTCGCAGGATTTGTCCTGATGCTGAATGCCGGGGCAAGTGTCATCGGTAATCTGATCGGGGGTACCCTTTTTGATAAAGTCGGGGGATATCGTTCGATTTTAACGGGCATCACTATCACCCTGATGGCCTTGATCGGCATGAATGTGTGGCAGGGGTGGCCTTATTACGTCATCTTCTTGACGATTGTCGGATTTGGTTCCGGGATCGTTTTTCCATCCATGTACGCCATGGCAGGTTCGGTTTGGCCGGAAGGCGGTCGGAAAGCCTTCAATTCTGTCTATGTCGCACAGAATATCGGTGTGGCAGTAGGCGCTGCCCTTGGGGGATTCATCGCTTCCTTTTCATTTCATTATATATTTATTGCCAATCTTAGTATGTATATCGTCTTTTTCTTCATCGCCTTTTTCGGATACAGGGGCATCTCCGTTCACGGTCACACCTCTGTCTTGAATGAATCCAAAGTAATCAGGGACAAAGCGAAGCTGAAGGCACTGCTCTTCATTTGTGCAGCGTATTTACTGTGCTGGGTCGGTTATGTGCAATGGCAGTCGACCATTGCGACGTACACGCAGGAAATCAATATCACCCTGAAGCAATACAGTTTATTATGGACGATCAACGGTGCCTTGATCGTGCTTGCTCAACCGCTTCTATCAAAAGTAATCAAGAAGTTCGAACACAATTTAAAGCTGCAAATTATGATCGGTACGTTGATTTTCATGATATCATTCGGCGTTGCATCGGTGGCTGATGCATTCCAGGGCTTTGCCCTTGCCATGGTCATCCTGACGATAGGCGAAATGCTCATCTGGCCGGCGGTCCCGACGATTGCAAGCTCCCTTGCACCAAAGGGGAGAGAAGGTTTTTATCAGGGGATCGTCAACAGTACGGCAACAGGAGGCAGGATGATCGGACCGTTTATCGGCGGGGTGCTCGTCGATGCCTTCAGCATGCAAATCCTGTTTATGACACTGATTGCCTTCTTCGCTGTTTCCTTATGGATCAGCAGCCAATACGACCGGCCTTTAAAAAAGAAGGGGCACGTATCTGCTTCCCTGCATCATTGA
- the leuS gene encoding leucine--tRNA ligase, with amino-acid sequence MSFNHKSVETKWQQYWEENKTFKATEDEGKSNFYALDMFPYPSGAGLHVGHPEGFTATDILSRMKRMQGYNVLHPMGWDAFGLPAEQYALDTGNDPAEFTEKNINTFRRQIKSLGFSYDWDREVNTTDPGYYKWTQWIFIQLYKKGLAYVDEVAVNWCPALGTVLANEEVIDGKSERGGHPVERRPMKQWMLKITAYADRLVEDLEDVDWPESIKDMQRNWIGRSEGAEVKFAIDGHDKSFDVFTTRPDTIFGATYAVLAPEHPFVADITTDEQRTKVDEYIDKIKSKSDLERTDLAKEKTGVFTGAYAINPANGEKMPIWIADYVLMSYGSGAIMAVPAHDERDYEFAKEFDLPIVEVVAGGDIEKEAYTGDGDHVNSGFLDGLGKEEAIEKAISWLEEKNIGTKKVTYRLRDWLFSRQRYWGEPIPVIHWEDGTTSTVPESELPLVLPKTTEIKPSGTGESPLANISEWVNVEDPETGKKGRRETNTMPQWAGSCWYYLRYIDPHNEEALADAKKMDDWLPVDTYIGGAEHAVLHLLYARFWHKFLYDIGVVPTKEPFQKLFNQGMILGENNEKMSKSKGNVVNPDEVVESHGADTLRLYEMFMGPLEASIAWSTNGLDGARRFLDRVWRLLVEEDGSLSSKVKDVPNSALDKTYNQTVKKVTEDYEGLRFNTGISQLMVFINDAYKADTLPKEYVEGFIKLLSPIAPHMTEELWSKLGHEGTISYEAWPTFDESKLVDNEVEIVLQVNGKVKAKVMIPRDMNKEDLEKTAMENEEIKTQIEGKTIRKVIAVPGKLVNIVAN; translated from the coding sequence ATGAGTTTTAATCATAAAAGTGTTGAGACGAAATGGCAGCAATATTGGGAAGAAAACAAAACGTTCAAAGCGACGGAAGACGAAGGAAAATCCAATTTCTATGCACTGGATATGTTCCCGTATCCATCAGGTGCAGGTCTGCACGTAGGACATCCGGAAGGGTTTACGGCAACAGACATCCTTTCCCGCATGAAGCGTATGCAGGGATACAATGTCCTTCACCCGATGGGATGGGATGCATTCGGATTGCCTGCAGAGCAATATGCCCTTGATACAGGGAATGATCCGGCAGAATTCACAGAGAAAAATATCAATACGTTCCGCCGTCAAATTAAATCACTTGGTTTCTCTTATGATTGGGACCGTGAAGTGAATACGACAGATCCGGGCTACTACAAATGGACACAGTGGATCTTCATCCAGCTTTATAAAAAAGGCTTGGCTTATGTGGACGAAGTTGCCGTGAACTGGTGTCCGGCACTTGGTACGGTACTTGCGAACGAAGAAGTCATCGACGGAAAAAGTGAGCGCGGCGGACATCCGGTAGAGCGACGTCCGATGAAGCAGTGGATGCTGAAGATCACGGCATATGCAGATCGTCTTGTAGAAGATCTGGAAGATGTCGACTGGCCTGAAAGCATCAAAGATATGCAGCGTAACTGGATTGGCCGTTCTGAAGGGGCAGAAGTGAAATTTGCCATCGACGGACATGACAAATCATTCGACGTGTTCACGACTCGCCCTGATACAATCTTCGGTGCGACGTACGCGGTACTTGCCCCTGAGCATCCGTTTGTCGCAGACATCACAACAGACGAACAGCGCACGAAAGTGGATGAGTACATCGACAAAATCAAGTCTAAGAGCGACCTTGAGCGTACAGATCTTGCGAAAGAAAAAACCGGTGTATTCACGGGCGCATATGCAATCAATCCTGCAAATGGAGAGAAAATGCCAATCTGGATCGCTGATTACGTTCTGATGAGCTACGGTTCCGGAGCGATCATGGCCGTTCCTGCCCATGACGAAAGAGACTATGAGTTCGCAAAAGAATTCGATCTTCCAATCGTTGAAGTCGTAGCTGGCGGCGACATCGAGAAGGAAGCATACACAGGTGACGGTGATCATGTGAACTCCGGCTTCCTTGACGGGTTAGGGAAGGAAGAAGCGATTGAAAAAGCCATCTCCTGGTTAGAAGAGAAAAACATCGGTACGAAGAAAGTGACATACCGCCTGCGTGACTGGTTATTCAGCCGTCAACGATACTGGGGTGAGCCGATTCCAGTCATTCACTGGGAAGATGGTACGACATCGACCGTTCCTGAAAGTGAGCTTCCACTTGTCCTTCCGAAGACGACGGAAATCAAACCGTCCGGTACAGGGGAATCACCACTGGCGAACATCAGTGAATGGGTGAACGTCGAAGATCCTGAAACAGGCAAAAAAGGCCGTCGTGAAACCAATACGATGCCGCAATGGGCGGGAAGCTGCTGGTACTATCTTCGTTATATTGATCCACATAACGAAGAAGCCCTTGCCGATGCGAAGAAAATGGACGACTGGCTTCCGGTCGATACGTATATCGGTGGAGCCGAGCACGCCGTCCTTCACTTGCTGTACGCACGTTTCTGGCATAAGTTCCTTTACGATATCGGCGTAGTACCGACGAAGGAGCCGTTCCAGAAGCTGTTCAACCAAGGGATGATCCTCGGTGAAAACAATGAAAAAATGAGTAAATCAAAAGGGAACGTCGTCAATCCGGATGAAGTCGTGGAATCACACGGTGCAGACACCCTTCGTTTATACGAAATGTTCATGGGGCCACTTGAAGCGTCCATCGCATGGAGCACGAACGGCCTTGACGGAGCGCGCCGCTTCCTTGACCGTGTATGGCGCCTCCTTGTGGAAGAGGACGGATCACTGTCTTCTAAAGTGAAGGATGTACCGAACAGCGCCCTTGACAAAACGTATAACCAAACCGTCAAAAAAGTGACTGAAGACTACGAAGGACTTCGTTTCAATACAGGGATTTCACAGCTGATGGTATTCATCAATGATGCATACAAAGCTGACACCCTTCCGAAAGAATATGTAGAAGGCTTCATCAAGCTACTGTCTCCGATCGCGCCTCATATGACAGAGGAACTTTGGAGCAAGCTTGGTCACGAAGGAACGATCTCCTACGAAGCATGGCCGACATTCGATGAATCGAAGCTAGTCGACAACGAAGTCGAAATCGTCCTTCAAGTGAACGGTAAAGTAAAAGCCAAAGTCATGATCCCACGGGACATGAACAAAGAAGACCTGGAAAAAACAGCGATGGAAAACGAAGAAATCAAAACACAAATCGAAGGCAAAACCATCCGCAAAGTCATCGCTGTACCAGGCAAACTAGTTAACATCGTCGCAAACTGA
- a CDS encoding YtzC family protein: MATRNSIDECMQKCEDAIRYAQEQYKSGSQQEHYHDAEYTQALQQLEAAVNDVAHLANSANAQQRDQLHRMRLQLQSLQNDMILLDHDPNVVGGKLH; this comes from the coding sequence ATGGCAACAAGGAATTCGATTGATGAATGCATGCAAAAGTGTGAAGATGCCATTCGTTACGCCCAGGAACAATATAAGTCAGGATCACAGCAGGAGCACTATCATGATGCCGAGTATACCCAGGCACTGCAGCAACTTGAGGCGGCGGTCAATGACGTGGCACACCTTGCCAACAGCGCAAATGCCCAGCAGCGGGACCAATTGCACCGGATGAGGCTTCAGCTTCAGTCACTGCAAAATGACATGATACTGCTGGATCATGACCCGAATGTAGTAGGAGGTAAATTACATTGA
- a CDS encoding TIGR01212 family radical SAM protein (This family includes YhcC from E. coli K-12, an uncharacterized radical SAM protein.) codes for MGTNPFPYATDSKRYHTWNYHLRNHFGHKVFKVALDGGFDCPNRDGTVAHGGCTFCSAAGSGDFAGSRVDPLEKQFNDIKDRMHNKWKDGKYMAYFQAFTNTHAPVAELREKYESVLKQDGVVGISIATRPDCLPDDVVEYLAELNERTYLWVELGLQTVHEKTADLINRAHDYECYKEGVAKLRKHGIRVCSHIINGLPQEDEDMMMETAREVAKLDVQGIKIHLLHLLKGTPMVKQYEKGLLDFMDFDAYVRLVCDQLEIIPPDMIVHRITGDGPIDLMIGPMWSVNKWSVLNAIDDELKRRDSWQGKYYKVDVKA; via the coding sequence ATCGGCACAAACCCATTTCCATATGCCACAGATTCCAAGCGATATCATACGTGGAACTATCATTTACGGAACCATTTTGGACATAAAGTATTTAAGGTTGCCCTGGACGGAGGCTTCGACTGCCCGAACAGGGACGGCACCGTCGCACACGGCGGCTGCACTTTCTGCAGTGCGGCAGGGTCAGGGGACTTTGCAGGAAGCAGGGTTGATCCCTTGGAGAAACAGTTCAATGACATCAAAGACAGAATGCACAATAAGTGGAAAGACGGAAAATATATGGCTTATTTCCAGGCGTTCACCAATACCCATGCACCGGTTGCAGAACTCAGGGAAAAGTACGAATCGGTCCTGAAGCAAGACGGGGTGGTAGGGATTTCAATCGCCACACGGCCAGACTGCCTGCCCGACGACGTGGTTGAGTATCTGGCTGAACTGAATGAACGGACCTATTTATGGGTCGAGCTCGGCCTTCAGACCGTTCACGAAAAAACGGCAGACCTGATCAACCGGGCCCATGATTATGAGTGTTACAAGGAAGGCGTCGCCAAATTGCGCAAGCACGGGATACGCGTCTGCTCCCATATCATTAACGGACTTCCACAGGAAGACGAAGACATGATGATGGAAACCGCACGTGAAGTGGCAAAACTCGACGTACAGGGAATCAAGATTCACCTCCTTCACCTCCTGAAAGGAACACCGATGGTCAAGCAATATGAAAAAGGACTCCTCGATTTCATGGATTTCGACGCCTACGTCCGATTGGTCTGCGACCAGCTTGAAATCATCCCTCCCGACATGATCGTCCACCGCATCACCGGGGACGGACCTATCGACCTCATGATCGGACCGATGTGGAGTGTGAACAAGTGGAGCGTGTTGAATGCGATCGACGACGAACTCAAACGCCGGGACAGCTGGCAGGGAAAATATTATAAAGTGGATGTGAAAGCATGA
- a CDS encoding rhodanese-like domain-containing protein: MMDIKTITTDELEQKLKQGEDLLLVDVREDEEVEEGMIPGAKHIKMGEIPESLDQFDKEKEYIFICRSGNRSGNVAHYMQDQGYKVVNMEGGMMNWSGETAAKK; encoded by the coding sequence ATGATGGATATTAAGACAATTACAACGGATGAGTTGGAGCAGAAGTTGAAGCAGGGAGAAGACCTGCTGTTGGTGGATGTTCGTGAAGATGAAGAAGTAGAAGAGGGCATGATCCCGGGCGCGAAGCATATCAAGATGGGTGAAATCCCTGAGTCATTGGATCAATTTGATAAAGAGAAAGAATATATCTTTATCTGCCGTTCAGGTAACCGCAGCGGAAACGTTGCCCACTATATGCAGGATCAAGGCTATAAAGTGGTGAACATGGAAGGCGGCATGATGAACTGGTCCGGTGAAACAGCTGCAAAGAAATAA